The Chlorocebus sabaeus isolate Y175 chromosome 20, mChlSab1.0.hap1, whole genome shotgun sequence genomic sequence attaataagaataataataaagtgcccttgtcggctgggcacagtggctcacacctataatcccagcactttggaaggccaaggcaggaggattgcttgagcccaggagttcgagaccagcctgggcaacatagtaagaccccatctttacaaaaaataaaaataaacaaaaaattaaaaagtgggccaggcgcgatggcttgcacctgtaatcccagcactttgagaggccaaggcaggtggatcacctgaggtcagtagttggagaccagcctggccaacatggtgaaaacccatctctactaaaaatacaaaaaattagccagacatggaggcacatgcctgtaatcccagatacttgggaggctgaggcaggagaactgcttgaaccagggaggcggaggttgcagtgagcagagatcgtgccattgcactccagccagggtgacagagcaagactctgtctaaaaaaaaaaaaaaaaaattgaaaagtgccCTTGTTTCCTGCTTTCCACAGTTCCCTGCCCATTGAAGACCAGATCTCCCTTCTCAAGGGAGCAGCTGTGGAAATCTGTCATATCGTACTCAATACCACTTTCTGTCTCCAAACACAAAACTTCCTCTGCGGGCCTCTTCGCTACACAATTGAAGACGCAGCCCATGGTGAGATGGTGCTAGAGCAGTAGGGGGCATGTGTCCTCATGGTACAGTATGTGGTCAGGTGACCTAGAGGCTCCTAATCCTAGTATCTCCCGCAGTGGGGTTCCAGGTAGAGTTTTTGGAGTTGCTCTTTCACTTCCATGGAACACTACGAAAACTGCAGCTCCAGGAGCCTGAGTATGTGCTCTTGGCTGCCATGGCCCTCTTCTCTCCTGGTGAGCATCTCCCAAAGCCCAGAGCCTTTTGCTGCACCACCTCTGCCCAAACATTCAGCTCCTTGAGTCCATCCACCCCAGGCCTTCTAGGCTAGCTGTCAAACCTGCAGACTAGGTCTATCCCAGCCTCGGTCCCTGGGGCACCATGCAGGCCCACCCCTGccacccaccttgtccttccCAGCTCCCTATCTTACAGACCGACCTGGAGTTACCCAGAGACATGAGATTGATCAGCTGCAAGAGGAGATGGCACTGACTCTGCAAAGCTACATCAAGGGCCAGCAGCAAAGGCCCCGGGATCGGTACGGTGGGACACTGAGGGCTTGGAGGCCACACCAGGGCAGGAAGGGGTTGGCGAACCATTGAGCATGGGAGGAATGTTTTTTACTGTCCTTTCCTTAGGGAATTCAGGTATCTTGGGGTCTAGTCCTTCCCCCTGCCCTGGCCATCCCTGTCTCACATCGTTTCAGCCTCTAAATTACTGAATTTGGATACTGCTGTTTCATCTCactttttccagatttttttttctttttattcagtacAGATGCAAAGTAGTAGCTCAGAGGCTCTGGGTAATAGCATTCCTGAGATTGATGACATCCATCACCTCACTAGTCCAACTCCTCCAGACTAATGCAGGCATTTCTCTTCCCTTGGTCTTTCCTCTCCTCGCCATTGGGCCAATtcctttgatttttcatttcccttgaaGTTATGGCAATTCACAGTTTCATGGCCAAAGCCAGTTCCAGGTTCAATAGTCTGTGATTTATCCAGGCTCTGAGGTATGCACCGCTTCTGTTTTGCTCATTCCTCCAAGAGCTAGTTTGGCCAGAAAGGGGATGCTTTATACCATAGAACACATCCACCTTCTAGAACCTGCTCTAGAAGGCCAGGCCCTCAGATTCCACACAGTTGGAGTTCTGGCCAAGTCTGGAACTTTCTTCACACGTGGCCCTCAGAGCTCTGGGTTCAGAAAAAACTGAGCACGGTGAGAGAAGACAGTGTCAGACTGAGGCCCCCTGGAGGACCTTTGGAACCTCTGATCGTCTGTCATACCAGAGCATGATTTTCTCTAATGTTCAGACCTGGCTTCACTGAGGAATAGTTCAGGGGATCAGGGCTTCAAGACAAGACTCCCAACTGCCTTATTTCCCTCCTGTTTTCCTGGCAACCCCACTACTTCCTCTAAAGGTTTCTGTATGCGAAGTTGCTGGGCCTGCTGGCTGAGCTCCGGAGCATTAATGAGGCCTACGGGTACCAAATCCAGCACATCCAGGGCCTGTCTGCCATGATGCCACTGCTCCAGGAGATCTGCAGCTGAGACCAGGCTCACTTCCTTCCCCAGCTCACCTGGGACACCCTGGATACACTGGAGCGGGGAAATGCTGGGACCAAAGATTGGGCCGGGTTCAAAGGGAGCCCAGTGGTTGCAATGAAAGACTAAAGCAATAACTGCCTCTTCATGCGGTCATGGGGATAGTGGGGTTGGCCATAGGAACAAAGTTGTTCTCTGGAAGCACAGAAGATGGGAAGGAGGAAGCCTCAGGGCTAAGAGGTAAAGAAGCTCCTTCTGGGAATGGGTGGGCCCTACTTTCTGAGACCAAATATCTAGCCCTTCAGCCCTACTTTCCCAGCCTTGGGAGACTCTGGGATGGAAAACAGGATGGTCAGCTAATCCCATGTAGGATTAaccaaagggaaaggaagaaggaagcttGGAGGCAAGGAGTGCCAGGGGGAATTCATTCATACCCCTTAATCCTTTCCCCTTAGTCCAGAGCCACAGGAGCATCGGGAAGGTGATATTGGGGCTGGTAGCAGAGGGGCGATCCTCAAACCTCTGCCTCATCAACTGCCCCTGTGGCAGCTCCAGTTCTGAGGAGGGCATGGTCCTATCCGCCACTCTGCTCCTGGGTCCTAGAGGTCACCCAGCAAGGTGGGCTCTGGAGAGGGGCCTAGTCTCTGGCCCTAGGGCACCTGACTCAGAGGTTCCAGTTGCTGTGGGGGCTGGCTCTGGACAACCTCAGCCCACAGTGATGCTGAAGCCACAATGGAATCTGTTGCGCCAGTGATTGAGGAAGGCTCCAAGGGCTAGGGTGACAGGCAGAGGGGGCATCTTCTTCTCCAGCACAGCACCTACACACCAGTTACTATCCACCAAGCCTGTTGGGGGAGAGAATACCCACTAGGTTATTTAACAGGGATTGGAGGAAATAGTTACCAGAAATAAGGTAAAGTTTCCCTCCCTCTGCATCCCCCATTCCTCAGCATAGCCAAATGTCTCCCAATAACCCTCACCTCTAAACACCATGTTGGCCTGGGGCAGAGTCAGGTGGTAACCAAAGGAGAATGTTGTGTCTTGTAGCCTTGTGTTTGCCTCAAACTCCACTCCAACCTGAACCTGAGAACCATGGGCAAGGATGAGAGAGAGATCAGTATCAGTGAAGACCAGAAGGGTCCTGACGGGGGATCAGCAGAATGAAGGCATACATGGAAATATATACACAGCGTGGTAGGAAGAAAAATAGGTCAGCAGGGCGATAGAGGTCCAGATGAGCAAAAGTTCACAACTGACTTGCTGACAAGGAGGGGAGTGAGATCAGAGGTCTCACCTGTTCATTTGCCCTGTGGTAGTAACTTGCATGGGCCCCGCCTGATCCCACATTCAATGTAGCTACCCAGTGTACAGCTGTAAAATCCAAAGTACAGAGGGGAAGGAGTGTTAACTGTAGTATGACACAGGTCAGGAACCCCAGAAAAGTTCAGAATTTCCCCCCCTACCCACCACTACTTCACTTCGCCCCGTACCGGAGTACTTCCCAGCCAGTGTCAAGATGGCCCCCTCTTCACCTGGCCGCCGGTGATAAACTAGCTCTCCTCCCAGCACCAGCCGATGAGTGAGGCTCTGCAGGAAGTGAGCAACCATGATCACTGTGGGGGAACGGGGAGACATGGAGTCAGTCATAGAGACAACACCCAGACCTGCTCCCTCACCCCCAATAACCGCCACCCCAGCATGCCCAAGAAGTTCCTTTTCTACACTCCAAACTGTACAGAAGATGAAGAGGCATAGTAACATTAGCAAATGGGCAGCCAAGATAAAAAGAACCCTGTCCCAGTTCCTCACCCGACTCCCCAATCAGGTCAGGATTTCCTAGGGTCAGAGTGGCTGTGTAGTCATCTCCCCGATACTCGCCATCAAACTGCCATGTCAAGAACTTGGCCTGCTGCGTCTGAATGGCA encodes the following:
- the TOMM40L gene encoding mitochondrial import receptor subunit TOM40B isoform X2, producing MGNTLGLAPMGTLPRRSPRREEPLPNPGSFDELHRLCKDVFPAQMEGVKLVVNKVLSSHFQVAHTIHMSALGLPGYHLHAAYAGDWQLSPTEVFPTVVGDMDSSGSLNAQVMILLAERLRAKAVFQTQQAKFLTWQFDGEYRGDDYTATLTLGNPDLIGESVIMVAHFLQSLTHRLVLGGELVYHRRPAVHWVATLNVGSGGAHASYYHRANEQVQVGVEFEANTRLQDTTFSFGYHLTLPQANMVFRGLVDSNWCVGAVLEKKMPPLPVTLALGAFLNHWRNRFHCGFSITVG
- the TOMM40L gene encoding mitochondrial import receptor subunit TOM40B isoform X1 — its product is MGNTLGLAPMGTLPRRSPRREEPLPNPGSFDELHRLCKDVFPAQMEGVKLVVNKVLSSHFQVAHTIHMSALGLPGYHLHAAYAGDWQLSPTEVFPTVVGDMDSSGSLNAQVMILLAERLRAKAVFQTQQAKFLTWQFDGEYRGDDYTATLTLGNPDLIGESVIMVAHFLQSLTHRLVLGGELVYHRRPGEEGAILTLAGKYSAVHWVATLNVGSGGAHASYYHRANEQVQVGVEFEANTRLQDTTFSFGYHLTLPQANMVFRGLVDSNWCVGAVLEKKMPPLPVTLALGAFLNHWRNRFHCGFSITVG